From the Colletotrichum lupini chromosome 10, complete sequence genome, one window contains:
- a CDS encoding homogentisate 1,2-dioxygenase, whose translation MPRSYPALRSQHLPLKQNRPDSGGKLHQIPNQLRWDPFDINNETDWISGLRPVGGAGDPSMKTGLGIFIFAAGRSMDSNMAMYSSDGDMLIVLQHGVLDIKTELGNLLVRPNEIAVIPRGIRYQVNLPNGPVRGYILELYQGHFVLPELGPIGSNCLANARDFQVPTAAFDEDASQWSIVNKFNGDFFIATQNHTPFDVVAWHGQYYPYKYDLGRFSVIGSISFDHPDPSIYTVLTGPSDHPGTAVADFVIFPPRWLVQEDTFRPPW comes from the exons ATGCCGAGAAGCTATCCGGCACTGCGTTCACAGCACCTC CCGTTGAAGCAGAACAGACCTGACTCCGGAGGCAAACTTCACCAAATCCCGAATCAGTTGCGATGGGATCCGTTTGATATCAACAATGAGACAGATTGGATCAGCGGTCTCAGACCAGTCGGTGGCGCCGGGGATCCCAGCATGAAGACGGGTCTCGGGATCTTCATTTTTGCTGCTGGCCGAAGCATGGATTCCAACATGGCCATGTACTCTTCTGACGGAGATATGTTGATTGTCCTCCAGCATGGTGTGCTTGACATCAAGACCGAGCTGGGCAACCTGCTAGTTCGTCCCAACGAAATTGCCGTCATTCCACGCGGTATCAGATACCAAGTCAACCTACCTAACGGACCAGTCCGAGGATACATCCTTGAGCTCTACCAAGGTCATTTTGTACTCCCGGAATTAGGCCCTATCGGTTCCAACTGTTTGGCCAACGCACGGGACTTCCAAGTTCCGACGGCAGCCTTTGATGAGGATGCAAGTCAGTGGTCAATTGTCAATAAGTTCAACGGAGATTTCTTTATCGCAACACAGAACCACACGCCATTCGATGTTGTGGCCTGGCATGGACAATATTACCCATACAAGTACGATCTTGGGCGCTTCTCCGTCATAGGCAGCATCTCATTTGACCACCCGGATCCATCCATCTATACGGTTCTCACTGGCCCGTCAGACCATCCAGGCACGGCTGTGGCCGACTTTGTCATCTTCCCGCCTCGTTGGCTTGTGCAGGAAGACACCTTCCGCCCTCCATGGTAA
- a CDS encoding fumarylacetoacetase, giving the protein MKSWLPIPPRSHFSLLNIPFGVISSKDKQLHRPAIAIGEHILDLDAFATGGGFSKAANVSAEHAKTFSQPTLNAFAELGRPVHRAVRSYLQDIFLNDTAHPDVLKDNEPLKKAALRPISEVSMHLPFAIGDYTDFFAGRNHAHNVGVLFRGPANALQPNYSHLPVAYHGRASSVVVSGTPLRRPWGQALPAPGATEPVFRPCARLDIELEMGMFIGKPNDLGSPVSVKDAEEHIFGYVLMNDWSARDIQQWEYVPLGPFNAKNFGTTISAWVVLADALEPFRTKGLENETQLQKYLQEDRSDNVLDINLEVTLAPSEGEETTVTRTSAKNLLWSWPQMVAHHSISGCNLRAGDLLGSGTISGDQAGTQGSLLEQSQGGKVPIKLNGGQERKFIQDGDTVVIRGWAGEHDGQLVGFGECVGQILPPIAM; this is encoded by the exons ATGAAGTCCTGGCTCCCCATCCCACCCCGGTCGCACTTTTCGCTGCTAAACATTCCTTTTGGGGTGATTTCGAGCAAAGATAAGCAATTACACAGACCCGCTATCGCCATCGGAGAACACATCCTCGACCTTGATGCTTTTGCTACGGGCGGAGGTTTCAGTAAAGCAGCAAATGTGTCTGCCGAGCATGCAAAAACGTTCTCACAGCCCACCCTAAATGCCTTTGCCGAGCTTGGCCGACCGGTGCATCGCGCCGTCCGTTCATACCTTCAGGACATATTTCTCAACGACACAGCTCATCCAGACGTGTTGAAGGACAATGAACCTCTCAAAAAGGCGGCTTTGAGGCCCATTTCTGAGGTGTCTATGCACCTCCCGTTCGCCATTGGAGACTACACAGACTTTTTTGCTGGCAGAAACCACGCTCACAACGTTGGTGTTCTGTTCCGTGGACCAGCCAACGCCCTTCAGCCGAATTACAGCCATTTGCCCGTTGCCTACCACGGTCGTGCAAGCTCAGTCGTTGTTTCTGGAACTCCTCTTAGACGGCCTTGGGGACAGGCGCTGCCGGCCCCTGGCGCAACCGAGCCCGTTTTCCGGCCATGTGCGCGCCTCGACATTGAACTTGAGATGGGCATGTTTATAGGCAAGCCGAACGACCTTGGTAGCCCGGTGTCTGTCAAAGATGCCGAAGAGCACATCTTCGGCTACGTCTTGATGAACGACTGGAGTGCAAGAGATATCCAGCAATGGGAATATGTGCCCCTTGGTCCGTTCAACGCGAAGAACTTCGGAACCACGATCAGCGCCTGGGTCGTGCTTGCGGACGCGCTCGAGCCATTCAGAACAAAAGGGCTGGAGAATGAAACCCAATTACAGAAGTATCTCCAAGAAGATCGGTCTGACAACGTCCTTGACATCAACTTAGAAGTAACTCTTGCTC CTTCAGAAGGCGAGGAAACAACCGTTACTCGCACATCTGCCAAGAATCTTCTCTGGTCCTGGCCGCAGATGGTGGCTCATCACTCCATCTCTGGCTGTAATCTTCGTGCTGGAGACCTTCTCGGGTCTGGCACCATTTCAGGGGACCAAGCAGGGACGCAGGGAAGCTTGCTGGAGCAGTCTCAAGGAGGCAAAGTCCCAATCAAACTGAATGGCGGACAAGAACGGAAGTTCATCCAAGACGGCGACACAGTAGTTATCCGTGGCTGGGCCGGCGAACATGATGGCCAATTAGTCGGGTTTGGAGAGTGTGTTGGCCAAATACTGCCTCCAATTGCAATGTAA
- a CDS encoding stress responsive A/B barrel domain-containing protein has product MSEQITRITLFKIPDEENQNKVLSLYQQMPQKALKDGKPYIVSVKAGLAVADQRAQGFTIAAISTFSSKEDMDYYDNGCSAHQELKGIAKGAHQGFAMVFFKG; this is encoded by the exons ATGTCTGAACAAATTACGAGAATCACTCTTTTCAAGATTCCAGACGAGGAGAATCAAAATAAAGTATTGTCGCTCTACCAGCAGATGCCCCAAAAGGCCTTGAAA GATGGCAAGCCGTACATCGTCTCAGTGAAGGCCGGCCTAGCTGTTGCTGATCAAAGGGCCCAAGGGTTTACGATTGCGGCTATCTCTACATTTTCATCAAAAGAAGACATGGATTACTATGACAACGGCTGCTCAGCACATCAAGAGCTGAAGGGAATTGCTAAGGGTGCTCATCAGGGCTTTGCAATGGTATTTTTCAAGGGTTAG
- a CDS encoding cyclopropane-fatty-acyl-phospholipid synthase — MADEKRKDGAQLEGDITFIATPAAKPSTFSTGEDCGVKTTNYPTINNPPLPAEGPGNESFSNWILGAVLAGVPLWVTRIFGGGLKTFIFFFILFVVPLLIAFWTVSSRFSPRINDKAKLPGRPVEHYLTFKNEEDRKQYSGRNKIPIQTFAELYTEGLVDINGDLLDALEYRHDWSNFAFTYSLFRFIFLEFAPDVIFHSRQQDEDQIKPTYDKGNDHYSYFLGPRMVYTSGLFSDLTREETLEEMQDNKMAVVCEKLGLKEGETMLDIGCGWGTLAKFASVNYGAKVTGATIASNQAAWGNDGLRRAGIPENQSQILCMDYRDIPTKKFNKISQLEMGEHVGIRRLTTFFRQCYDMLEDDGAMYVQLSGLRKAWQYEDFIWGLYLNKHIFPGADASTPLANYVGCLESAGWEIKSIDTVGVHYSGTLWRWYRNWLGNSETVHAKYGQKWYRIWELFLAWSVIASRQGSATCFQMVVVKNLNATHRIDGFSSQFGLSGALAAAKAAGKAVFPRST; from the exons ATGGCCGACGAAAAGCGCAAGGACGGCGCGCAGCTTGAGGGTGACATCACCTTCATCGCGACCCCTGCCGCGAAGCCCTCCACGTTCAGCACTGGCGAGGACTGCGGTGTCAAGACCACCAAC TACCCCACCATCAACAACCCTCCTCTGCCTGCCGAGGGCCCCGGCAATGAATCCTTCTCCAACTGGATCCTCGGAGCTGTCCTCGCCGGTGTCCCCCTCTGGGTCACCCGCATCTTCGGCGGCGGTCTCAAGACcttcatcttcttcttcatccTCTTCGTCGTCCCCCTCCTGATCGCCTTCTGGACTGTCTCCTCAAGGTTCTCTCCCCGCATCAACGACAAGGCCAAGCTCCCCGGCCGCCCCGTCGAGCACTACCTCACCTTCAAGAACGAGGAGGACCGCAAGCAGTACAGCGGCCGCAACAAGATCCCCATCCAGACTTTCGCTGAGCTCTACACCGAGGGCCTCGTCGACATCAACGGCGACCTCCTCGACGCCCTCGAGTACCGCCACGACTGGTCCAACTTCGCCTTCACCTACTCCCTGTTCCGCTTCATCTTCCTCGAGTTCGCTCCCGATGTCATCTTCCACTCCCGCCAGCAGGATGAGGACCAGATCAAGCCCACCTACGACAAGGGTAACGACCACTACTCCTACTTCCTCGGTCCCCGCATGGTCTACACCAGTGGTCTCTTCTCCGACCTCACCCGCGAGGAGACCCTCGAGGAGATGCAGGACAACAAGATGGCCGTCGTTTGCGAGAAGCTCGGCCTGAAGGAGGGCGAGACCATGCTCGATATCGGCTGCGGTTGGGGCACTCTCGCCAAGTTCGCCAGTGTCAACTACGGAGCCAAGGTCACCGGTGCCACCATCGCCAGCAACCAGGCCGCCTGGGGTAACGACGGCCTCCGCCGCGCCGGCATCCCCGAGAACCAGAGCCAGATCCTCTGCATGGACTACCGCGACATCCCCACCAAGAAGTTCAACAAGATCTCCCAGCTCGAGATGGGCGAGCACGTCGGTATCCGCAGACTCACCACCTTCTTCCGCCAGTGCTACGACATGCTCGAGGACGACGGCGCCATGTACGTCCAGCTCTCCGGTCTCCGCAAGGCCTGGCAGTACGAGGACTTCATCTGGGGTCTCTACCTCAACAAGCACATCTTCCCCGGCGCCGACGCCTCCACCCCGCTCGCCAACTACGTCGGCTGCCTCGAGAGCGCCGGCTGGGAGATCAAGAGCATCGACACCGTCGGCGTCCACTACTCTGGCACCCTCTGGCGCTGGTACCGCAACTGGCTCGGCAACTCCGAGACCGTCCACGCAAAGTACGGCCAGAAGTGGTACCGCATCTGGGAGCTCTTCCTCGCCTGGTCCGTCATCGCCTCCCGCCAGGGTAGCGCCACCTGCTTCCAGATGGTCGTCGTCAAGAACCTCAACGCCACCCACCGCATCGACGGCTTCTCTTCCCAGTTTGGCCTGTCTGgcgccctcgccgccgccaagGCTGCTGGCAAGGCTGTCTTCCCCCGGTCGACGTAA
- a CDS encoding threonine dehydratase catabolic, whose product MSLSIHEVAASAVQARSRIASHIYTTPLLPARTTGRDANARVLFKAENFQLTGSFKLRGATSKISASQATGSDSHNNNQKLITASSGNHGIGAAHAAHALNRPLTVVLPETVFPAKLAKIKSLGATVILHGTETGLAEQHAQHLAASEGYTYISPYNDPLVVAGQGTIALEILEQCAAQGIRPLDNVFVAMGGGGLISGIGSVLKAFAPHVRIYGVAAMNSQALAESIRAGKVVETEHLPTLAEAVAGGMDEDSITLPLAREVVDRVVGCSEEEIADAMRRIAVEENMVVEGAAALALAGFEKVKEDVEGQTSVILLCGGNVDQGIVKKIIYGLD is encoded by the coding sequence ATGTCCCTCTCAATCCACGAAGTAGCAGCCAGCGCAGTCCAAGCCAGGTCCCGCATCGCCTCCCACATCTACACAACCCCCCTCCTCCCAGCCCGCACAACAGGCCGCGACGCCAACGCCCGCGTCCTCTTCAAAGCAGAAAACTTCCAACTCACAGGCTCCTTCAAGCTCCGCGGCGCAACCTCCAAAATCTCCGCATCCCAAGCCACCGGCTCCGACTCCCACAACAACAACCAAAAGCTCATCACAGCATCCTCGGGAAACCACGGCATCGGCGCCGCCCACGCAGCTCACGCCCTAAACCGCCCCCTCACCGTCGTCCTCCCAGAAACGGTCTTCCCCGCCAAACTCGCCAAAATCAAGTCCCTCGGCGCGACCGTTATCCTCCACGGCACAGAAACAGGTCTCGCGGAGCAACACGCCCAGCACCTCGCCGCCTCGGAGGGTTACACCTACATCTCACCCTACAACGACCCCCTCGTCGTCGCAGGCCAGGGCACGATCGCTCTCGAGATCCTAGAACAGTGCGCCGCGCAGGGAATCCGCCCGCTCGACAACGTTTTCGTCGCCATGGGCGGCGGGGGACTCATCAGCGGCATCGGGTCCGTTCTCAAGGCATTCGCTCCGCACGTGAGAATCTACGGCGTCGCGGCGATGAATTCGCAGGCTCTTGCGGAGAGTATCCGTGCCGGGAAGGTTGTGGAGACGGAGCATTTGCCTACGCTTGCTGAGGCGGTGGCGGGCGGGATGGACGAGGACTCGATTACGCTGCCGCTTGCGAGGGAAGTGGTGGATCGAGTTGTTGGTTGTAGCGAGGAGGAAATTGCGGACGCGATGAGGAGAATCGCGGTGGAGGAGAACATGGTTGTCGAGGGGGCTGCTGCGTTGGCGTTGGCAGGGTTTGAGAAGGTTAAGGAGGATGTTGAAGGCCAGACGAGTGTTATTTTGCTTTGTGGGGGAAACGTTGATCAGGGGATTGTGAAGAAGATTATCTATGGGTTGGACTAG
- a CDS encoding RTA1 domain-containing protein has product MSQPPTCGTQTMATPTSTSASTASVTSSESLPSCTTAVPGKYGHVPIDACNSYYAFDPSFGGNVAFAVLFGMSFVAHIAQAILYRKRFCWVLCVGASWELIAFILRSLGARDQQQIGYQIGGQLLFLLAPLWINAFAYMLSARLVYFVLPDQRVFRIKATALTKIFVTMDVVCFLVQGAGGAMMSNTEVASDDSILRTGKQVYMIGCGLQLAFIIVFCGLMGRFYVKMRRAQRFNLNLKRIGAMVLVMFVVLVLIIIRIIFRLVEFGPGANMDNPILTNENYAFGLDALPMVLALVLLNAVHPGIVLRGDNSEFPRLSRQEKKQVKLERKAAKRESKLAKKAAREQQKKEKAAGLEVDSDEGDYVAMEERPLAADEYDSDDRTGARGSRHV; this is encoded by the exons ATGAGCCAGCCGCCAACTTGCGGAAC ACAAACCATGGCTACACCAACATCTACCAGTGCGTCTACCGCGAGCGTAACTTCGTCCGAATCGTTGCCATCATGCACAACGGCAGTCCCGGGCAAGTATGGACACGTCCCAATCGACGCCTGCAACTCGTACTACGCCTTTGATCCCAGCTTTGGAGGCAACGTCGCGTTTGCCGTTCTCTTTGGCATGTCGTTTGTAGCGCACATTGCCCAAGCCATTCTTTACAGAAAG AGATTCTGCTGGGTTCTTTGCGTCGGCGCGTCGTGGGAACTGATAGCTTTCATTCTCCGGTCCCTCGGCGCCAGGGACCAACAGCAGATTGGTTACCAGATTGGCGGGCAGCTCTTGTTTCTACTCGCTCCACTAT GGATCAATGCATTCGCCTACATGCTCTCCGCCAGACTCGTCTACTTCGTCCTGCCCGACCAGCGCGTGTTCCGCATCAAAGCGACGGCCCTCACCAAAATCTTTGTCACCATGGACGTCGTCTGCTTCCTGGTGCAAGGGGCGGGCGGCGCGATGATGTCCAACACGGAGGTCGCATCGGACGACTCCATCCTGCGGACCGGCAAGCAGGTGTACATGATTGGGTGCGGGCTGCAGCTCGCTTTCATTATCGTCTTTTGCGGGCTCATGGGTCGCTTCTACGTCAAGATGAGGCGGGCACAGAGATTCAACCTCAACTTGAAACGGATCGGGGCCATGGTGTTGGTGATGTTTGTGGTGTTGGTTCTCATCATT ATCCGGATCATCTTTCGGTTGGTCGAGTTCGGACCGGGGGCGAACATGGACAACCCGATTCTGACAAACGAGAACTACGCGTTCGGGCTCGACGCACTGCCGATGGTGCTCGCGCTCGTGCTGCTCAACGCTGTGCATCCGGGTATCGTGCTCAGGGGCGACAACAGCGAGTTCCCTCGGCTGTCGAGGCAGGAGAAGAAGCAGGTGAAGCTGGAGAGGAAGGCTGCCAAGAGGGAGTCCAAGCTGGCCAAGAAGGCGGCGAGGGAGCAGCAGAAGAAGGAAAAGGCGGCGGGCTTGGAGGTGGATAGTGATGAGGGTGACTATGTTGCTATGGAGGAGAGGCCGTTGGCGGCGGATGAATATGACAGCGATGACAGGACTGGCGCTAGGGGAAGCCGTCATGTTTAG
- a CDS encoding ion transporter — MPIRVKSKKMPKSRDMSPVSMHFDTFELPDIDTDDTFREVVKKLSVYFTDVIVLPSTFEQLRTTQAGEPLRVLVDHLNATCTNRAIVNALLALKWHYAVDEAESNKGLCEARANACEIVAWRFLTRLSEREAVDFCLYEIPDPKEPATPPPNADLESNENSPLLSGGSWSNRSGSRRASVRPGSSAKRYQLLSSLSRLTMSMHADQDEEEEDDPTSPFTNLNALEIAAVADAKRFLSQHVVQKIVTGIWNGDIIFWDSLSVHAEKKPRFYNAHTTDIFSRLRVPKYLKFWEAFFFFIFLCLYYSVLVTQNTERITHNEIVLYVWLAAFLYDELSEWADAGTIFYATDIWNLFDMIMIGIGITFAVLRVIGIANHDMKMTDTAFNVFALEALFMVPRVFSLLSLSPYWGTLIPCLKEMSKDFIKFMVLVVIIYLGFLTTFSLIGQDAYTFSHMTMILTKIFFGSSYVGIEIMDDIDKVFGPPLMIMFIILSSFLLMGSLTGMLSNSFSRVITHAREEYLYVYSVYVLEASTSNRLTHFYPPFNLIALVIFRPLRLFLPSDDKFRHSRIILLKATHLPIVGMIQLYESIRSRVHSDEYAGFKGPRGLTGATKQRSLGVFQANRPSSGYRAGGRSPRPAERDNHPSSHHSSRPQTRAAEADDMDAPSVVEVRISELTDKIDKLTALVEALQSQTQPGTSPSASS; from the exons ATGCCTATCCGCGTCAAGTCCAAGAAAATGCCAAAGTCCCGGGACATGAGCCCCGTGTCCATGCACTTTGACACGTTTGAGCTGCCCGACATTGACACGGACGATACCTTCCGCGAGGTCGTCAAGAAGCTCTCCGT ATACTTCACCGATGTCATTGTTCTGCCGAGCACCTTTGAGCAGCTGCGTACCACCCAGGCCGGTGAGCCGTTGCGAGTCTTGGTCGATCACTTAAATGCGACCTGCACCAACCGGGCCATCGTCAACGCCCTGCT CGCCCTAAAATGGCACTATGCCGTCGACGAGGCCGAGTCCAACAAAGGCCTCTGCGAAGCCCGCGCCAACGCCTGTGAGATTGTCGCTTGGCGCTTCCTCACCCGCCTCTCGGAGCGCGAGGCTGTCGATTTCTGCCTCTACGAGATCCCCGACCCCAAGGAGCCGGCCACACCGCCGCCCAACGCGGATCTCGAGAGCAATGAAAACTCCCCTCTGCTCTCCGGCGGCAGCTGGTCCAACCGCAGCGGCAGCCGCCGCGCCTCCGTCCGCCCGGGAAGCAGCGCCAAGCGCTACCAGCTCTTGTCCTCACTCTCCAGGCTCACCATGAGCATGCACGCCGACcaggacgaggaagaggaggacgacCCGACCTCGCCCTTCACCAACCTCAACGCTCTCGAGatcgccgccgtcgccgacgCCAAGCGCTTCCTCAGCCAGCACGTTGTGCAGAAGATTGTCACGGGCATCTGGAACGGCGACATCATCTTCTGGGACAGCCTCTCGGTCCACGCCGAGAAGAAGCCCCGCTTCTACAACGCCCACACGACCGACATCTTTTCCCGCCTGCGCGTGCCAAAGTACCTCAAGTTCTGGgaggccttcttcttcttcatcttcctGTGCCTGTACTATTCCGTCCTCGTCACTCAGAACACCGAACGCATCACCCACAATGAAATCGTCCTGTACGTCTGGCTCGCTGCCTTCCTCTACGATGAGCTCAGCGAGTGGGCCGATGCCGGAACCATCTTCTATGCCACGGACATTTGGAACCTGTTTGACATGATCATGATAGGCATCGGTATCACCTTTGCCGTTCTGC GCGTTATCGGTATTGCCAACCACGACATGAAGATGACCGACACTGCCTTCAACGTCTTTGCTCTGGAAGCTCTCTTCATGGTCCCGCGCGTGTTCTCCCTCCTCAGCTTGTCGCCCTACTGGGGAACCCTCATCCCGTGCCTCAAAGAAATGAGCAAGGATTTCATCAAGTTCATGGTCCTCGTCGTCATCATCTACCTCGGCTTCCTCACCACCTTCTCCCTCATCGGCCAGGACGCCTACACCTTTTCCCACATGACCATGATCCTCACAAAGATCTTCTTCGGCTCCTCCTACGTCGGCATCGAAATCATGGACGACATCGACAAGGTCTTTGGCCCCCCTCTCATGATCATGTTCATCATCCTCTCCTCCTTCCTCCTCATGGGCTCCCTGACCGGTATGCTCTCCAACTCCTTCTCCCGCGTAATCACCCACGCCCGCGAGGAGTACCTCTACGTCTACAGCGTCTACGTCCTCGAGGCCTCGACCAGCAACCGCCTCACCCACTTCTACCCGCCCTTCAACCTCATCGCCCTCGTCATCTTCCGCCCCCTCCGCCTCTTCCTCCCTTCAGACGACAAGTTTCGCCACAGCCGCATCATCCTCCTCAAGGCCACCCACCTCCCCATCGTCGGCATGATCCAGCTCTACGAGAGCATCCGCAGCCGCGTACACTCGGACGAGTACGCCGGCTTCAAGGGGCCCCGAGGTCTCACCGGCGCCACGAAGCAGCGCTCCCTCGGCGTCTTCCAGGCGAACCGCCCGTCGTCGGGATACCGCGCGGGAGGAAGATCCCCGCGCCCCGCGGAGCGCGACAATCATCCCTCGTCGCACCACTCGTCGCGCCCGCAGACCCGCGCCGCGGAAGCCGACGACATGGACGCGCCGTCCGTGGTCGAGGTGCGCATCTCGGAGCTCACTGACAAGATTGATAAGCTCACTGCGCTCGTCGAGGCTCTGCAGTCGCAGACGCAGCCTGGTACCTCCCCCTCCGCCTCCTCTTGA